One window from the genome of Salvelinus fontinalis isolate EN_2023a chromosome 3, ASM2944872v1, whole genome shotgun sequence encodes:
- the LOC129851569 gene encoding Fc receptor-like protein 5 has translation MGGSPLPSPILIGPDKAYLNSKVVFQCRSPGSPPPNTYELLKDGNHLVATSNDLQDDQSAMFFLKISVTSEGSYHCRVTAGGNMGLSGTVRLQVVIPVSGTMVTSDPDPPILYEGLRLTLTCDVTKGSHLSYTWFYNRQEVTSSPTSPLTPLLLWPVGNTLVVERVTTKHAGNYSCIAGTRMQTNSRFSSSREITVRIKVYLSVPQISFTISKEGSSYHGNVTCRSSRGTPPVTFYLFLDDKEVGSDVATESLVAWFPVAIVPGRDMGAVRCAVESDAQRLTSRPLTLVVVPVGGAPKVDVEYLYRVDSKMASARLQCLLSLGTFPFFSWSLNGSLLLHPSEGDSSHPSHALADGGRTLFLTEITLEDSGYYRCRARDSYDVTSAWVESQPVLVQVTEVATTTIEVMAIVFCCFLMLTLAGGVACVMRMLNRQRDVVASSEQRARARAAK, from the exons ATGG GTGGTTCACCTCTCCCTAGCCCTATTCTGATTGGTCCAGACAAGGCCTACCTGAACTCCAAGGTGGTGTTCCAATGTAGGTCACCTGGGTCTCCTCCACCAAACACATACGAGCTCCTGAAGGACGGCAACCACCTGGTCGCCACGAGCAACGACCTCCAAGACGACCAATCGGCTATGTTCTTCCTGAAGATCTCTGTGACGTCAGAAGGATCGTACCACTGCAGGGTGACGGCAGGTGGAAACATGGGCCTCAGTGGAACAGTCCGCCTGCAAGTAGTGA TCCCTGTCTCAGGCACTATGGTGACTTCTGACCCTGATCCTCCCATTCTCTACGAGGGGTTGCGGCTCACTCTCACCTGTGATGTCACCAAGGGCTCCCACCTCTCCTACACCTGGTTCTACAACagacaggaagtgacatcatctCCAACCTCACCTTTGACCCCGCTTCTGCTCTGGCCGGTGGGGAACACGCTGGTAGTGGAGAGGGTCACAACAAAGCATGCTGGGAATTATTCGTGCATTGCCGGGACCAGGATGCAGACCAACAGCAGGTTCTCCAGCAGCAGAGAGATCACGGTCAGGATCAAAG tctatCTCTCCGTACCCCAAATATCTTTCACCATCTCCAAAGAGGGTTCGAGTTACCACGGCAATGTGACCTGCAGGTCGTCAAGGGGAACCCCTCCCGTGACCTTCTACCTCTTCCTTGACGACAAGGAGGTGGGTTCCGACGTGGCAACGGAGTCGCTGGTTGCCTGGTTCCCCGTTGCCATAGTTCCCGGGCGTGACATGGGCGCGGTGCGGTGTGCAGTGGAGAGTGATGCACAGAGACTGACCAGCAGACCCCTGACTCTGGTAGTGG tcccagTAGGAGGCGCACCAAAGGTGGATGTGGAGTACCTTTACAGGGTTGATTCCAAGATGGCCTCCGCTCGTCTCCAATGCCTCCTGAGCCTTGGGACCTTCCCTTTCTTCTCCTGGTCCCTCAACggctccctcctccttcaccccTCTGAGGGAGACTCCTCTCACCCATCTCACGCCCTGGCGGACGGAGGGCGCACCCTATTCCTCACCGAGATCACCCTAGAGGACTCTGGGTATTATCGGTGCAGGGCAAGGGACAGTTATGACGTAACGTCCGCCTGGGTGGAAAGCCAACCTGTCCTTGTGCAGGTCACAG AAGTTGCCACGACAACCATAGAGGTCATGGCCATAGTGTTCTGCTGTTTCCTCATGCTGACCCTGGCAGGGGGTGTGGCCTGTGTGATGAGGATGCTCAACCGCcaacgag acgTTGTTGCAAGCagcgagcagagagcgagagcgagagcggcGAAGTGA